In Cryptomeria japonica unplaced genomic scaffold, Sugi_1.0 HiC_scaffold_87, whole genome shotgun sequence, the DNA window CAACTCTCAAAAGTAATAAAACACTAACAATACCCACATAACTAAACATAATAACCCTCTCCAACTTCCTACTATCCATAATACAACTACTAGCATATAACTAAAAAGAGTTCATAATAGTATCAGAGTACTTAATCCACATGAAAACACCCAACATAAGGCATGCAGGCCTGTTTAGATAAAAGTCcatgttaaaactaatactatcatcTTTTGAAATCAACCCAGACCAAAAAAAAGCACCAACCCAATAGCATCCTACTCATCCTTGATGACGTTCCATTCTCGCACAAGACACTACATCAGTTCCTTCTAGATCTTAGGTTACAACATGTCCTCTTTCTGCTCCTCTTGCAGGTTGACATCCTtcatcttttttgcttttttcttcatctttctctatCTCAAGACAAACCCCATAACGACATTCTGCATAATTCATCAGTAATAGCACATAGGGAATTCAAGGCCTCTCCCATTAGCTGATGTCCTTGCCTATATTCGTCCATCTTCGCTTTAAGGTTCATGACCTTAACTTGTAGGTTAATTATCTAGTTTTGCTATTATTTGATGCTAAAATTCTCCTCCTCGGTAGGAGAGTCCTGAGAACAGGGCACCATTTCCACATCCTAAAAAAGTATTTTGAAGCAAGGATTTTTGTTTTGAATCAACCTTGTCCTCTAGAGAATCACTTAAACCCTTTGAATCCTCCTTACTGTCCTCCCCTTGTTCCTCCCCTTCCACCTGAAATTCCTCATCCTCCCCCCCTCCTCACTAGAGCTCCTGAGTTGTCATCATCATCAAGGGTAAAAGCCTTTGCCGGTTCAGGGGAAACATCTTCGGTTTCAATTTGTTTTTCTTGTCTTTGGCGAGCAGATGAGCCGACCTTCTTTCACCAAAGTGACCCTCCTATTTCTCCTTTTCATGCAGGTTATCTTTCACCTAATCTCATAGTTCTTACAAGATGAAAAATCAGACACCAATAATATCTATAGGTCCATTGCTATTGTATCCCATCCGTCGTATGATCAGGAATCATtaaccatattgttgtgttggtatggccacctctagAGTAGCAGCTCtgacctcttcctcatccttgtatagccaactaaggatgtctttcccttatgattcatttgctagtgtgcccaattggataaattttccatcaaacttggtgatgggttgtgttgattgatgtgtcgatgcagaaggttgtccatgagattttggtgatgttggtaattttgatagacacatgggttcaaaatagtattctcccatgccttgatctttgatttcaacttttgtttgaagtccatggataaagacttgattttttcttgatgatgatctaatgctaAGGAAGCTGGAGCTTTCCTATTGTGTGGAACTAGGCTGTCTTGAGCtgtccccatagcattgcaatgttgaaaaggattattatcggtagatatggagatttcctgtccattatatgggaatttgacacactgatggtatgttgaaggcactacttgcatttcatgtatccaaggatgacccaatagaatattgtatgttaagtctatgtctaagacttggcacatagtgtccctttgtatcagtcctacctaaataggtagtatcactgttcctttagatgacttgtcttcatcatcataggccttgatggtgatctttttgtttggatcaatagacttctcaaagaagcctaatgcacggataagctttaaagcacatatattgagaccaactcctccatctattaatactcttttaactcgatgtttgtagactaagactttgatatgaaggggagtgttatgtggatgactcaaagagacattATCATGTTGGAAAAGGTGagtttatgaggccctgtcatatgagccaccatggcttggaattttatCAATGTCCAAATCTTGAGGAATGTTTGTTTCAACCAATGCTTGTTCTAAGATATCCTTATCTTTTGGTGAGAACTTGAGCAACtcgagtatagatatttgagcaggagttctctGTAGTTGAtaaaccaaatcatattgagtattGGGAATagtggtggatgttgatgtatgccctttcaagacgcatttttgagctttggttgtcacattgattgatgcatggtcttgtttgtccttgatttttatgacatttatttggttatcatctatcaatatgtgattgatggtgttgttgtacaggtgatttatacaagctcctcttgtatcatttgatgatggagCTCCTCCCttcttgtaatttggaagaggatttttaaaagcaTCGTGGTCAccgtttgttttgagaccatcaaccattaaatcacctctattgatcatatcctgaacaatattcttaagcctcatgaaatcatttgtgtgatgtcctttgtttcgatgaaaatcacaaaaatacgaatcattccaccaaggtggtttgacctggggttcaaagttgtttatggtcaGTAATGTGATAATTTTGTTCGCCAGGAGTTCTCGAAATGTCAattctaaggttttccctaatggtgtgtagatgtgtctatttgggaaagtgttggtgttacctctttggtttgtattattccctcagttagccttgtttattgttgttgccttgggtattgttattggtatttgaaattgaaggtccttgattggtattttgtggataagtgttagtgccttgattaacacccttttgatttttgttagattgtggattacctcataaagctaatactggttgtttggacttcatatcattagcatcagctcctccatcattaacaatgtttttgtttcttgtccaaaatcttgatttgtctaaagtgttgttgttatttttattgttaaaggagtgagtgttggatgagttaattccttccttaaataacttcaatgttcctttcttgatgtaggcttcctctacttggattccattttctatcaacttggtaaaagctggtatgcattggagcttgagttgataacacatctcactatttagattgtcaataaagatctccatcttttccttttcaggcatgtctcgaggatatctcgaaaccatacgtctccaacactgaagaaacaccatgaatgtttcattgcttttttgtttggtgttgcatacatccaacatggtgattgcatcctaaatattataggagtattttgtgataaatttgtttacaaactcatcaaatgatctgatgggaagtgtaagtttagacaaccactccattgttttccctcccaaacttcttgggaatagtctcattaagaatcatcgtgagaaaactctaggcttatggtacaaaattcccgaacatgattgcGAGGATCACTTTTAGCATCGTATTTGTCGTACTTTCgcatatctgaatttgggggaaaaggtatcatgtttaatctcctgtcaaaggagtaaggacagatttcatccaaggagtatcgcattgtggtcccttgttgcatgttctacatttgcctttgcagcatttggatttgttgtgtaagagtgaccatgggtgcatttgtatgTCGAGGGAAACCTTCCCCCTTTCATTAAGATTATCCTGAGGTCGGCCATGGTTGTGTTCGGGGGTGTTATTTTGTTCATGCATGATTTATGggccatgtgtttcttcttctattttttggtcttgataggcataatttctagaccttgttctaaaaattctttcagcgacattccttaagttttcggtattaaaatctttaggaagtgtaactccttttctagttagcatgagcatatatttttcctcgtttgcttcaataagtctttccatgagcctttggaatgaggggttttcttgacattcttggagttgtcattcctaagtcactttgctcaatgatttgagagaaaagacattgacttgagggatcatgttagatagagaacaatggaacatcccttgggaagttgagctattcaatatagctccataacttgcaccaagagtcccattggtgtgtggatcttttggaaCCTTAATTTTACGTTTCTGTACACCACATTTCCTGCACACATTtgtggcgcccaccatggggccgaaccccattaatcttatcattttttttgtAGGAGCAATATTGCAAGCACGTGGGAAAGCTGGTTTAGCACATTGGGACCTTTCTTTAGTGCGTAGAAACATTAGTTAGTGCTTCTAGTATACTATTTAGTGAAGACCTCTCCACTAGCACATTTAGACTTTTTGTTAGCACCTGATATTCTGGTTGTATTCTATATCATCATAACGCATTCGACAAACATAGTAGAACATTCGGTAACCATCTTAGCGCATAGAAGTCATTTTGTAGCACATTTTCATGTTTTTGTAGTGCATCTGCACGTTTCTGTAGCTCACCTGTGCAATAGTCTAATGCATAGCTCTAACAAAGGAAAACGCAAAACTGTAATCGAAGaaagaaaattttaggcttgtgaagcccaccctcAGAATTTGATTATTTTGCTAACTGATTTTGTTCAGGTTCAAACCTTTTTCTGCAGGAGCAATAGGAGTTAGTTtaagtttttcttttctttctttcaaaagttagttaaaaagaactCACCCTCTTTTTTATTGCAAAAGCTTAAAATAAACCTCATAAGTTCTTTGGGATGTTTAAAATGAACTTCATACTTTCCTTTGGTATTTAAAACAAAACTTCATCTTTTTCTTATTGCatgggtaaaaagaacaacaaagaaaaaaatttcattcttcCAAGTTAGGAAAACACTTCGTTCGGGTtttaaaagaacaacaaatttacttttcaatcaacaaaggtaaaaagaaattcaccttcctttggtgcctaaaaggattcattttaatttATTGCAAAAGTAAAAGAAACTCATCTTTATTTTGTGCAAGGAAAAAGGGAAAGTTCTCACTTatcaactttaattttgttgaccaaaatcacgatttcttttgttgaccaggatttccaattttttgatagaaaatcattgctataaaaggttaaaaagaacaccatactttttggagcaaaatctccaaacagaagttagcaaatcatttctttgaaaggttaaaaagaacacttgagtgccttgtctcgaaagtggaaagtatatgctctccccttaattgggtgaccaaaatgccaaaccactctttcatgctttcttcatttcaagcagTTAAATCATTTAGCAAGCCTGTCatcccgagtttctcttagagtgccatttaaatggtcggtgagaagggaatgacctaatttcgagccccatggtgggtgccagaaatgtttGTGGGAAATGCAGTGGTGTACAAAAACATAAAATTCAGGttccaaaagatccacacaccaatgggactcttggtgcaagttatgaagctatattgaatagctcaacttcccaagggatgttccattgttctctatctcacaggatccctcaagtcaatgtcttttctctcaaatcacggagcaaagtgacttaggaataacAACTCCAAGAATgggtgatgtttgattaatttaccatgatttcattcctagatatgtatgatattgaatctatgatgattttaaactagtatgaattttatgttatgataaagattagCAATCCtctcctaacaatatatactagtctaacatggatatgctatgatatttaaaattacttctaaaatgctattaagatgattttatcaaagagaggctaaatgctcagtaaaatgactatagattacatgcatgaaacttggatatctcaaaatgagagaatgagagctctatttatagggaaaatagggaaatggatggtcaagattggataatcttaacaagggccaggattgaaagttatcaatccatgtttacaattctcaccaatgaaatggtgacaattgtcaacaagaggttgcttgagaggagatgaaataataattaaatgcttgagaagacatgatggttaccttaggagctaagggttaatgttaggttagggttatccattggataaagcttttacccaagcagtaaactcttgtgcaagggttaaagggataaccaaagttaaagccatgaatgttttatgagacccttgggttagatgagggttgagttagagagaaagtctctagccatgaaagaaggttgagttaaccattaatggttatgaagactttgagggttaacttgttgaggacataaagcctttaatagttattgaagactttgagggtttgagaagtgacttcccttttcttagggatgtgacaataattaggagatggattaggctaaattagaattgattagaataatctagaaggggtttagggaggcaagtgggagatgtaggaaaatggaagtggaggaaaaaggaatttaattaaaataaaactactttatttcaatcaaatagatgcaacttgcataaatacaagtgagggatttaaataaataaattagaattatttatttgcaaggattaatttaattaaatgtaagtttaattaaaaggggagaagggggaatttaattaaataaagtaatttatttaatcaaaggctagaaaaggcttaggtgaacttaattaaataaattgagtaattcatttaatcaaatagatgaatataaagaatttaattaaatagaagaatgagattaaaataaatattaaatattcatttaggaaagtggtcagatttatacgtctacaataattaCTATCATATCACCAATAATGTGATAAAGGCAATTTGTATGTAATATATAGTTACGGAAAAATTTCTCCCATCTTATTATtatagttttaaaattttaaatatgtgTATATCCATGCAAATTTATTAGAATCCACTATTATGGATTGAGTTGATACAATATGTATTGGAAAGTAGATTAGTTTTGTGTTgagtatatttatttattaattcttaCTCTATCTTATTAGCACCATATGTCCTTGTCACATCAAAGAGTGACATATCTTActacaaacataaaataaatacataatgaATACATATTTCAAAATTAGAAATATATAACAACTTTcaactaaaaaatataaaattaatttcaagTAAAATGAAATAATCTTTCCAAATAAAATAACTCataacatttaaataaaaataagaacaagaaaaaaaaaatgtcaagtaatataattttaattattgtaaaGTAATTTGGCTCATGGGTTCCTTTCCCTATTGAGGTGGTTGGAGATAGGGTGAAGAACTGATAGTGCTAAGTGCAAAAGTGTGTGGACTTCTTAAAGGCCTCCATTAATGTAGTGAGTCTAGATCATGTCAACTCGTCCTTTGCATTCACAAACAACCAAAAACCTAATCAAGATATTCCAAAAGGTAATAATGTGAAAATTGAAACTTAGTTTCTCTAGTATGTTTAGTTTGAATGTAAAGCTGATAAGAGATATTGGATGTAGCTACTATGTAGGATTTTGTCTACGTAAGTAAGAGTAGAGATGCATTCTGGCCCTATTTTAGATTTGTTATTTAATtgaaaaattttcaatttttaatatatatgGAATGCAACACCCAAAAGTAGCTAGTTTACAAAAAAATCAATTGTGACTCAAAATTTTATTTGATGAATGTAaataatctatattttaaaattaagattTATAATTCAAAACAAGTAAATATCTgtattatttgaatatatatatatatttaatatattagaaCTTAAAATGTTAAAAAGATAACTGCGTATGGATTAGCTTTTCCTCATTACCCATTAAAATACCGATGGAATTTTATTTACAATAAACTGTGATACTTGGAAACTGGCATGTATACCTTACACCAACCGATGGCTTATTTACATGACTCTACCAAATGATAGTTTATGCCACCATATATCAGATACTAAATACACGGGTGATAAGATCATAGCTGATTATTTGGAGGTTATAATGACTATGATGATCCTATATATATCTAGGGACAGAATACAATACTATAGTCGGTGGTACCAGAGGGGCAGGTGAAAGTGCTGGAAGAATCGTCCTTAGCATAACTGTATGCCTGTGGGCACTGGTTCTTGAACATCATCGAGTAGTTTGTGGCGGGGCAGTTCTTGACATAGGAACCTCTGCAGCAATACTGGTCAGTTTGAAAGACAGTACAGGCACTATTGCATCCACCATTCACCTTCAATTCAGCAGGGCAAGCAGCATTCACGTCGGCTTTGCATGCAGGGGCAGTGCACTGTCCATTTGTAGGATTGATGGAGAGAGGAACGTTGAAGCCGTCAACCAGGGAGACATCGTAGAAGTCCTGGTTGCCATCTCCATTTAGGGTGTACTCGACCAGCGTGGTCGGAACGCCCCCCGAGACTTGGCAGCTCAGTTGGCCGTTGCAGTCACCAGTTTGACAGGTTCCTCGGCCGCTCGCATCGAAAGAACAGCCAGTTCGGCCCCAGAATCTTGCCGCCTTTGTCCCTGCCGGCACATCGACGGTCCATGTCTGACCTTGGTCAAGCTGCTGCCCTCCTCCTGGTAGTCCTGCCGCCCAAACTGTGTACCCGCACTGGTTTCGTATATCAAACTTAACTGCCCACGCCTCTGCAACAAAACATACACACACAAAAATTATCGTAAGGCCTAGAGAGATGTATATACCATTCAACAACCTACAACACGTATTATTTTACCAACACATCTTACGTTGCATATGTAAAGATATGGCCAGTCCAGCCACAAGAACAAGCGCAAGATCTGATACCATCGCCATTATACCGTCTGAATTGAACGATTGAATGAAGATAGATAGATTGGGTATATGAGGAGGGATTATTCATTTATATAGAAAAAGATCGCTCCGCCGGTCATGAAGGAAGCAACAGAGGAAGGACCCGGCATGAGAAGGCTAGTATCGTACGCATTCCGGTTacagaattcaagcttgcatttaTAACATGACTTGACTTCAGGTAAGAGCTGCCCAGTTTCCAACCGTAAGGGTCATCAATATTCAGATAATAGCTGTAATATTAAAGACAACCAAGTTTCACAACAAATCAAACCAACAAAACATAAATAGCCATATGATATGGGAAAAAAAGGATGTTGGATTTAGTTTCATTGAACTTTAACTCTAAAGTAGCCAAATAAATATATAAGGACTTCc includes these proteins:
- the LOC131864482 gene encoding pathogenesis-related thaumatin-like protein 3.7; this translates as MAMVSDLALVLVAGLAISLHMQQAWAVKFDIRNQCGYTVWAAGLPGGGQQLDQGQTWTVDVPAGTKAARFWGRTGCSFDASGRGTCQTGDCNGQLSCQVSGGVPTTLVEYTLNGDGNQDFYDVSLVDGFNVPLSINPTNGQCTAPACKADVNAACPAELKVNGGCNSACTVFQTDQYCCRGSYVKNCPATNYSMMFKNQCPQAYSYAKDDSSSTFTCPSGTTDYSIVFCP